Below is a window of Planococcus rifietoensis DNA.
CATCAATTAACTGATTCACGACAGAAAAACCGCTTCAGCTGAAAGTGCTGAAGCGGTTTTCCACAATGCTTACCCCCACCACATCGCTGTGACAAAAAAAGCCCATAATGAAGCAGCTGGTGCCACAGTGAATAAAACGATTGCATATAATTCCCGATGAGTGCGGACTTTTTCCTGCCGTTTAATCAACAAAAGCAATAAGAGCCCTGACACGACGTATAAAAATATTCCCGCCACCGTCAATCCCGTCAGATAATAGATAGGAGCAACCGATACCGCATACTCACTCAAAAAATAAGCCATACCTTGGCCGAATATACAAAAACAACTAGCCAATAAAAAACTCAGCAGTAAACTCCAGTGAAGTTTCTTCACTCGCGCACCCCAATTTTCTATATTCTATTTTTCATACTCTGCTACTGATTTCTTACAGAAAAAGAAAGACAGAATATCTTATAAAATTATCCAGCATTATTGAATCTCCCAATACATCGATGAGCCTATTTCTTTTGTTCTTTTCATCTTTATTTTTTCAAGCACGCGAATGGATGCCTGATTGTCGCGATCGGTTTCCGCATGCACTTTTTCTACCTCTTCTTGTGCCAGCGCCCATTGCATCAAGGCGTTCATCGCTTCAGTCGCATAGCCGTTATTCCAGTACCGTTCGAGCAACCCATATCCGATCTCCACTTGCTTCTGGTCATCAGGTTTACCTTTAAATCCGGCATCACCAATTACCTGGCCATCTGATTTGCGGATAATCAACCAGCTCCCCCATGTAAACAGGCTGGGGTCTTTCCGCAACTCTTGTAAGTGGTGGGCAATTTCGGGGCCGTTGTCGTACTGCTGGGTTTGAAGCAGCTGAGTCACTTTTGCGGTGCAAGGAATGATTTCCAATCGGTCGGTTTCCAGTTTCTTCATTGCTTATTTTTATCCGCCGCTGCAATATACTTCTCAGTCAGCTCCAAATACTCTTCAATGGCAGAACTCAATGATTTCTGTGCATCCTGCCAAAATGCCACTTGCGTGATGTCTGCCCCCAGATAACGTTCGCCCAATTGTTCGACGGTCATTTTTCCGGAATCGCGCAATAACGCATCGTATCTCTCCGGGAATCCATCCGGCTGCTGTTTGGCTTGTTCATATACGCCGTTGCTGAATAAATAGCCGATCGTGTACGGAATGTTGTAGAACGCTTTTTCGGCATCGTAGAAATGGCCGATGAACATCCATTTGTGAAGCGCCAGTTCCTCAACCAATCCGCCGTAAATATCATTTTCCACATCGGCGATCATCGTTTTGATATCGTCCGCAGAAATCATGCCCTGTGCCCGTTGATCGTAAAATTTCCGTTCGAAGCGGAACATATTCGGCACGCTCACGACGTACTTCAAGCCGTCACGGATCTTCATTCCGAGCATGGCGAGCCGTTCGTTTTCGTCTGTCGTCTGTTCGATCACTGCATCCAACACCAGATTCTCCATGAACGTAGAGGCCGTTTCCGCAACACTCGTGCCTTTTTGCTGCGCCAGCGCCGGTTCGTCGTGAATGATGTGGTTATGATAGGCGTGGCCCAGTTCATGCGCCAAGGTCACCAAATCCTGATACGTGTCGCGATAGGTCACAAAGATCCGGCTTTCCTTGGCCAGTGGCATCGAAGCACAAAAGCCGCCTTCTGCTTTGCCCGGCCGGTTCTCGGCTTCGATCCAATCCTGTTCAAATGCACGGTCAGCAAAATGCCCGAGCTTGTCGCTGAAGTGGTGGAATTGCTTGCTGATGACGGTTTTCGCCGAAGCAAAATCCACTTTGTCCGAAAGCGAGAACGCCGGAGATTCCAGATCAAACCAACTGGCTGAATCTTGGCCCGCCACTTTCAACTTCCGTTCGATATACGCTCTGTACAAATCCTTATTGCAGTCGATGGCTGTGAGCATCGCATCGATTGAGGCTTCCTGGATCCGATTGTGCTCGAGCATCTCTTTCAATTTATTGTCCCAGCCACGCTGTTCGTAAATCGCCAAACGAGATCCCGCCACACGGTTCAAAATCGCTGCCACTGTATCCGCGTGTGCTACGCACGTTTCGTCAACGGCTTCAGCTGCCCGCTTTCGGCTGGCACGGTCTTTGCCGT
It encodes the following:
- a CDS encoding M3 family oligoendopeptidase; the protein is MEQTTAQTWNLTSLYAGTSRSEELKAFMKDLQNTLEQAAGQLQNYREMDVRDNDALLEIIDQFQYALLAWEQLDDFAICAYAENVADQAAIALMDESAVLKAKLASLQIELDQVFAEFTEAEWQTFTASGRVEASSFYLNERRRMVKDRLPAELERMISALSVNGLSGWEQQHELVLTKLRVPIEVDGELQHVSIGQALNETINGKDRASRKRAAEAVDETCVAHADTVAAILNRVAGSRLAIYEQRGWDNKLKEMLEHNRIQEASIDAMLTAIDCNKDLYRAYIERKLKVAGQDSASWFDLESPAFSLSDKVDFASAKTVISKQFHHFSDKLGHFADRAFEQDWIEAENRPGKAEGGFCASMPLAKESRIFVTYRDTYQDLVTLAHELGHAYHNHIIHDEPALAQQKGTSVAETASTFMENLVLDAVIEQTTDENERLAMLGMKIRDGLKYVVSVPNMFRFERKFYDQRAQGMISADDIKTMIADVENDIYGGLVEELALHKWMFIGHFYDAEKAFYNIPYTIGYLFSNGVYEQAKQQPDGFPERYDALLRDSGKMTVEQLGERYLGADITQVAFWQDAQKSLSSAIEEYLELTEKYIAAADKNKQ
- a CDS encoding GNAT family N-acetyltransferase: MKKLETDRLEIIPCTAKVTQLLQTQQYDNGPEIAHHLQELRKDPSLFTWGSWLIIRKSDGQVIGDAGFKGKPDDQKQVEIGYGLLERYWNNGYATEAMNALMQWALAQEEVEKVHAETDRDNQASIRVLEKIKMKRTKEIGSSMYWEIQ